In Methylobacterium sp. WL1, the sequence CCCGACGCGGATCCACGGTTTTGTGGAAATGCATATCGAACAGGGTCCGGCGCTGGAGGCGACCGGGGTCCCGGTAGGCTTCGTCACGGCGATCAGCGGCAGCTTCCGCTACCGCAAGGCCGCCTGCTTCGGCCGCTACGGCCATTCCGGCGCGGTAGCGCGGTCCGAGCGCAGCGACGCCGTCTTCGCCCTCGCCGACCTGATCACCGGCCTCGATGCCCTGTGGGGCACGCTGGAGGCGGAGGGGCGGCCGGCCACGATCACGCTGGGCGAGGTCGGCACTGACCCGGTCCAGCACGCCTTCGCCAAGATCCCCGGCGAGGTCCGCTTCTGCCTCGACGTGCGCAGCACCGAGCCCGCCGTTCTGGACCGGATCGAGGCGGCCTTGGCCGAATTGGTTGCCGCCATCGAGGCCGCCCGCGGCGTGCGCTTCGTCCTGGGCGAGCGCACTGGCAGCACGCCGGCCCGAATGAGCTCAGCGTTGGTCGAGGCCCTGTCGGGCCATGCGCATCGGCTCGGGATGCCGTTCCGGACCATGCCGAGCGGGGCGGGACACGACACCGCGACCCTCGCCGGCCAGGGCGTGCCAAGCACGATGATCTTCATCCGCAACCAGAACGGCAGCCATAACCCGCACGAGGCGATGCGGATCGAGGATCTGTGCGCCGCCGCGGCCCTGGTGGCGCACCTCGTCGCAGAAGCCTGACCCCGCAGACAGAACCCACGCGAAAGGATGCACCGATGATCGTCGATCTGAACTGCGACATGGGCGAGGGCTTCGGCGTCTATCGCCTCGGCGACGACGCCGAGATGCTGACGGTGGCGACCTCCGCCAACATCGCCTGCGGCTTCCACGCGGGTGACCCGCTGGTGATGCACGAGACCCTGCGCGGCGCCGCCGCGAACGGCGTGCAGGCCGGCGCGCATCCAAGCTTCCTCGACCTCTGGGGCTTCGGCCGGCGGCCGATCCACGGCGAACGCTCGGCCGACATCGAGAAGGCGGTTCTCTACCAGGTCGGCGCCCTCCTGGCGCTCGCCCAGGATGCCGGCTGCCCGGTCCGCCACGTGAAGACGCACGGGGCGATGGGCAACATGGCCAACGAGGATGCCGACCTCGCCGTAGCGGTGGCGCGGGCGATCCGCACTCTCGACCGCGACCTGATCTTCGTGGTCATGCCGGGCCTGGAGACCGAGAAGGCCGGCGAGAAGCTCGGCCTGCTGATCGCCCGCGAGATCTACGCCGACCGCGCCTACGCGGATGATGGCTCCCTCGTCTCGCGCAGGCTACCCGGCGCCGTGCTGCACGATCCCGACTCCGTCTCGGAGCGCGTGATGCGGATGTTGGAGGATGGGGCGATCACCAGCCTATCCGGCCGGCGCATCCCGACTCGGATCGACACGATCTGCGTTCACGGCGACACGCCCGGCGCCGTCGCCATGGGACGCCGCCTGCGCGAGGATTGCTCCGCCAAGGGCATCGGTCTGCGTCCAATGGCTGAGGTGCTTGGTGTCTGAGCCTGGCTATCGCCTCCTCGATTGCGGCGATCGTGCCCTGACGGTCGAACTTGGCAAGACGGTTGATCCTGCGGTCAACGCGCAGGTCATCGCCCTGGACGAGGCGATCCGCGGCGCTGGACGACCGGGCCTCTTGGAGACGGTGCCGACCTATCGCTCGCTCCTCGTCCTCTACGACCCTGACCGGTTGCCCCGGGTCGAACTCGCGGCGCTGATCGCCGCCCATTGGCCGCCCCCGGAAGCAGGGGCCGGCGCGGGCCGCCGCTGGCGGGTACCAGTCCACTACGGCGGCGAGCACGGGGCCGACCTCGCCTCGCTTGCGGCCGGGGCGGGCTTGAGCCCGGAGGAGGTGGTCGCCGTCCATGCCGGCCGCGATTACCGCGTCTACATGATCGGCTTCGCCCCCGGCTTCGCCTATCTCGGCGGCCTGGATCCCCGCATCCATGCGAGCCGGCGCACCGATCCCCGACCCAAGACCCCGGCGGGCAGTGTATCCATCGGCGGGAACCAGACCGGCGTCTCGCCACCCCTGGAGTTGCCTAGCGGCTGGCAACTCATCGGCCGCACGCCCGCACGCTCCTACGATCCGGCGCGTGCCGAGCCGTTCCTGTTCACGGCCGGAGATCTGATCCGGTTCGACCCCATCGGCCGCGCCGAGTTCGATTCTCTCAGCGAGGCCGCCCGTGCCGGTGAGACCGTGGCCACCTTGGAGCGAATCGATGGCTGAAGGCCTGCGCGTCGTTGCCCCTGGTGTCGCCTCGACCCTGCAGGATGCCGGTCGGCAGGGCTACCTGCGCTACGGTATCTCCGGGTCCGGGGCGATGGATCCCGATCTGCTGGCCCTGGCCAACGCCCTTGTCGGCAATCCGCTCGACACGGCCGTGATCGAGATGGCGATGGTCGGCCCCACCCTCGTATGCGAGGCGGAATCCTGCCGCATCGCCCTCGCCGGGGCGCCCTTCGGGATGATCCTGAATGGGCGCATACTCGACCTCTTCACCGCCTACGACCTACGGCGGGGGGATCGGCTCATCCTGGGCGCCCCACGGCAGGGCTTACGGGCCTGCCTCGCGGTCGCCGGGGGCTTCGCCGTGGCGCCGATGCTCGCCAGCGTCTCGACGCATAGCCGTACTCGCCTAGGCGGCCTGGACGGCAATCCTCTCGCTGCGGGCGACCTGCTACCCCTCGGCGCGCCCAAGTCCAGCGACCGACCGCTGACCCTGCCGCCGCTCCACCGGCCACGTCTAGGCGGTCCGATCCGGGTTGTTCTCGGGCCGCAGGCCGACAGCTTCACCGAAGAGGGTCTGCGAACCTTCCTCTCCGCGCCCTACACGCTCACCGCGCGGGCGGACCGGATGGGCTGCCACCTCGACGGGCCGCCGATCGCCCATGCAGATGGCTTCAACATAGTCTCAGACGGGATCGTGAACGGCTCGATCCAGGTGCCCGGACACGGACGTCCCCTCATCCTGCTCGCCGACCGCCACACCACCGGAGGGTATCCAAAGATCGCCACGGTGATCTCGGCCGATCTCGGTCGCCTGTCGCAGGTGCGGCCGGGCGAAACAATTGTGTTCGAAGCCGTCACCGTCGAGGAGGCCCAGTCCCTCGCCCGCGGGGCGAAACGTACCCTCGCAGCGCGACGGGCGGCCCTCGTACCGGCCGGCGGCGCAGAGCTCGACAGCGCCTTCCTGCTGTCCTGCAACCTCATCGGTGGCGTCATCTCGGCGAGCGCTCTCGAACCGGCCGCCTGAGGGCGCGACGGTCCCGTCCATACACGACGAAAAGGCTTATCGATGCTCACGCCATTCCACCTCGCCTACCACGTCACCGACCTCGACGCGGCGCGCCGCTTCTACGGCGGTGTGCTCGGTTGCCGGGAGGGGCGCAGCACGGAGACCTGGGTGGATTTCGAATTCTTCGGCCATCAGATCTCGCTGCATCTGGGTGAGCCCTTCGCGACGACCCGGACCGGAAAGGTCGGTACCCACATGGTGATGATGCCCCATCTCGGCGTGGTGCTGCCGCTCGACGCCTGGGAGGCACTGGCCGCCCGCATTGAGGTGGAGGGCGTTGCTTTTGACATCCCGCCGGTAATCCGTTTCGCGGGGGAGCCCGGCGAGCAGCGCACGATGTTCTTCTTCGACCCAAGCGGTAACCCCATCGAAATCAAGGGTTTTAGGGATCTCAAGAGCGTCTTCGAACACTGACTTACATTCGCAGTTAGCCCTCACGCGCCTGAATGCCGGCTCGTTCGTTCCGTGGCGCGGTCGAGCAGGCGGAAGGCGGAGCATGATGGCGATTCGCTGTTGAATGTCCGCGCTCAAGCGAAGAAGAGAAGCGCCTGGATGGCTGAAATGGGCGCCAAGCCGAACGACCGGTTTTGCGGCTGGCAGCGGCCTGGCGCGACTTAGATTGGCCGAAATCGGACTGGCTGGTTTCGACTTCACCATGTCCTTAAGCGGACGTCGCAACAGCCTCGCTTCCCGTATCCAAAGAACACGTTTTGCCGACCTTTGAATAGCCGACATGGTTACCCGACAGGATTTCAATCGCGTTGATTAGTCTATCATATACGGCCTACGACCATCGGGAAAACGATCGTTTTCGGGGCATCAGGGCGTACCCAGTTGAACGATCAGTTGGGGTGGTTCTCCGCCAGGCCGCTTCCAAGTAGCCGCGAATCGAAGCGGACGTCGCGGTTTGGCCCGCTCACGACCCCTTGCAGACCCACGGAACGTCCGCTTGTAGCTTGCTCGGGGTGGCAGGAATCTACTGCCGGAACAGGCAGTCATGCGGCTGCAGCCGAGCCCTGCAAGAAGTGAGTTATTCACGAACAAACTTCACCTGCCGTCATGAACTGAGCCGCATACTCCTCCTCGATCGAGGATGGTTAAAGATGTTCAAGCGGCTCGCGGACCGCGTTTCATTGCGCCGCCAGATCAGTCTGCTCGCCGGCGCCATCGGCCTTGCTATTGTCGGCGTGACCACGATCGGGTCCGCGCTGCTGGCGCGCGGGCAGGCCACCGATATGGCGCAGAACACCCTCCTGCAGGTCGCCCGGTCGATGGCCGATCGACTTGATCAGGACATGGCCGAACGCCTGCGGGAAGTCCGCAACGTTGGTTCACTCGAACCGCTGCAGCCCCACTGGATGGCGAACACCGGCGGCCTGCGCATAGTGCTTGAGACGATGCAGAGGACGTTGCCGGACTACGCCTGGATCGGGTTTGCCGATCGCGACGGCCGGGTGCGTGCTGCAACAGGCGGCGTTCTTGATGGGGTAAGCGTCAGCCAGCGCCCCTGGTTCAGCAATGGTCTTCGGCAAGCGGCGGTGGAGGATGTGCACGCGGCAGCCCTGCTGGAATCCAAGCTTCCTCCCTACAGCGATGGAACGCCGTTTCGGTTCGTGGACTTGGCTGTCCCGGTCCGCGATGCCTCGGGACAGATCATCGGTGTCCTTGGGGCGCACCTCAGCTGGCGATGGGCAGACGTGGTCCGGCGCGAGGTCCTGTCGTCTCGCAGACCTGAGCTGAAGGAGGACGTAGTCGTCCTCGATCGCTCCGGCCGAGTTCTGCTCGGATCCGACGCTTTAGCGACCCCGTACACGGCCGCGGAACTCGCATCCGGGAATTTCATCGTCCAGAGCGCTGAGGGCACTCGGCTTGCTGCGGTCGCTGCAACGCGCGGTCGAGGCGAATATCCGGGCCTGGGATGGACCGTCGTCGCGCTGCAGCCGATCGATACGGCGCTGGCCGGGGCTAACCGTCTGACCAGCCTTATCCTTCTCCTCGGGCTCTCCACGGCTATCCTCGGTGCTGTCGGTATCTGGTGGGTCGCGGCCCGGCTGACCCAGCCACTGACGCAGCTGACGGCGGCAGTCGACCGCATCGGCCGCGAGGCGAATGCGACGATGACGCGCCACCTGCACGGCTCTCCCGAGGTTCTGCACCTATCGACCTCTGTCAGATCGCTCTTGAGACGCATCGGCACGGTCGAGGCGGGTGCCCGCCTTATCGAAGTGGAGGCCTCACACGCGATCGAAGCCGCAGAGAATCGCCTCAAACGTCTCGGCGCCGATCTGCACGCCATGCAGGTTCTTGCCGACACCGACGCACTGACTGCTCTCCTCAACCGACGCGCGTTCCTGCCCTTAGCCAACGGCGCGATGAGCAACTTCAAGCGGTACCGGCGTTCGATCTGCATTCTGATGATCGACATCGATCACTTCAAGCGTGTCAACGACCTGTACGGGCATGCCGCGGGCGATGAGGTTATCCGCCAAGTTGGGCGCATCGTCAGCGAGGCTATCCGACCCACCGACAAGGTGGCGCGGTTCGGTGGCGAGGAGTTCGTGGTCCTGCTCTGCGAAATTGGTCTGGAAGGCGCGGCTATCTTCGCGGACCGCATCCGACAGACGGTGGCAAACACTGTATTTGAGCCTGGCGGTCAGTGTCTCAGAGCTACAATCAGCATCGGCATGGCCGAGGCTGAGTTCACCGATGGCGACGTCGATCACACGATCGAACGGGCAGACCGCGCACTCTATGCGGCCAAGTCCGGCGGCCGCAACTGCGTGCGATCGTTTGAGGCTTCAAAATCACCAGGTCTGAAAGCGGCAGCTTAGAGCGACCGCGGGATATCCCAGTCGCTTACGTGAGAGGCTACTGGGTCGAGATCTCCCGGATCGCCGAGCCCTTACTTTTACATTGAGAGCGACGAGGCGGCTGAAGCTGTCGTCACGGGGCACAGGGTCGTCATGCATGATCTGACCCAAAGGTGAACCAGTCTCTATCCATGCAGCTTTAGTTAGCGATGATCAACGCACCTGGGCCATTAGGTCGCGGGCGATTAGGCCGCCCGAGGCTCCGCAAAGGGTGGCAAGCAGCAATTATGCTTTCGGCACTAGGAGAAATGCCGCTTTCAAACCCGGAAAATCGCTCTGATGCCGTTAATTTCCCTCCTTTGCGT encodes:
- a CDS encoding Zn-dependent hydrolase, with the protein product MNGLGAATGADLIAIDPDFCAGLFAQLLSFSHDEPGVTRAAYGEGEERAHALMRATGLALGLRPECDAAGNLFLTMLGRDPALSPWMVGSHVDTVPHGGNFDGAAGVIGGLAALEALRRAGLVPARPVTVAVFRAEESVWFPASYVGSRAAFGLLPPDVLDLPRADSGRSLREHMAELGLRPEAVARGERLLDPTRIHGFVEMHIEQGPALEATGVPVGFVTAISGSFRYRKAACFGRYGHSGAVARSERSDAVFALADLITGLDALWGTLEAEGRPATITLGEVGTDPVQHAFAKIPGEVRFCLDVRSTEPAVLDRIEAALAELVAAIEAARGVRFVLGERTGSTPARMSSALVEALSGHAHRLGMPFRTMPSGAGHDTATLAGQGVPSTMIFIRNQNGSHNPHEAMRIEDLCAAAALVAHLVAEA
- a CDS encoding 5-oxoprolinase subunit PxpA, which produces MIVDLNCDMGEGFGVYRLGDDAEMLTVATSANIACGFHAGDPLVMHETLRGAAANGVQAGAHPSFLDLWGFGRRPIHGERSADIEKAVLYQVGALLALAQDAGCPVRHVKTHGAMGNMANEDADLAVAVARAIRTLDRDLIFVVMPGLETEKAGEKLGLLIAREIYADRAYADDGSLVSRRLPGAVLHDPDSVSERVMRMLEDGAITSLSGRRIPTRIDTICVHGDTPGAVAMGRRLREDCSAKGIGLRPMAEVLGV
- the pxpB gene encoding 5-oxoprolinase subunit PxpB; its protein translation is MSEPGYRLLDCGDRALTVELGKTVDPAVNAQVIALDEAIRGAGRPGLLETVPTYRSLLVLYDPDRLPRVELAALIAAHWPPPEAGAGAGRRWRVPVHYGGEHGADLASLAAGAGLSPEEVVAVHAGRDYRVYMIGFAPGFAYLGGLDPRIHASRRTDPRPKTPAGSVSIGGNQTGVSPPLELPSGWQLIGRTPARSYDPARAEPFLFTAGDLIRFDPIGRAEFDSLSEAARAGETVATLERIDG
- a CDS encoding biotin-dependent carboxyltransferase family protein is translated as MAEGLRVVAPGVASTLQDAGRQGYLRYGISGSGAMDPDLLALANALVGNPLDTAVIEMAMVGPTLVCEAESCRIALAGAPFGMILNGRILDLFTAYDLRRGDRLILGAPRQGLRACLAVAGGFAVAPMLASVSTHSRTRLGGLDGNPLAAGDLLPLGAPKSSDRPLTLPPLHRPRLGGPIRVVLGPQADSFTEEGLRTFLSAPYTLTARADRMGCHLDGPPIAHADGFNIVSDGIVNGSIQVPGHGRPLILLADRHTTGGYPKIATVISADLGRLSQVRPGETIVFEAVTVEEAQSLARGAKRTLAARRAALVPAGGAELDSAFLLSCNLIGGVISASALEPAA
- a CDS encoding VOC family protein yields the protein MLTPFHLAYHVTDLDAARRFYGGVLGCREGRSTETWVDFEFFGHQISLHLGEPFATTRTGKVGTHMVMMPHLGVVLPLDAWEALAARIEVEGVAFDIPPVIRFAGEPGEQRTMFFFDPSGNPIEIKGFRDLKSVFEH
- a CDS encoding sensor domain-containing diguanylate cyclase; the encoded protein is MFKRLADRVSLRRQISLLAGAIGLAIVGVTTIGSALLARGQATDMAQNTLLQVARSMADRLDQDMAERLREVRNVGSLEPLQPHWMANTGGLRIVLETMQRTLPDYAWIGFADRDGRVRAATGGVLDGVSVSQRPWFSNGLRQAAVEDVHAAALLESKLPPYSDGTPFRFVDLAVPVRDASGQIIGVLGAHLSWRWADVVRREVLSSRRPELKEDVVVLDRSGRVLLGSDALATPYTAAELASGNFIVQSAEGTRLAAVAATRGRGEYPGLGWTVVALQPIDTALAGANRLTSLILLLGLSTAILGAVGIWWVAARLTQPLTQLTAAVDRIGREANATMTRHLHGSPEVLHLSTSVRSLLRRIGTVEAGARLIEVEASHAIEAAENRLKRLGADLHAMQVLADTDALTALLNRRAFLPLANGAMSNFKRYRRSICILMIDIDHFKRVNDLYGHAAGDEVIRQVGRIVSEAIRPTDKVARFGGEEFVVLLCEIGLEGAAIFADRIRQTVANTVFEPGGQCLRATISIGMAEAEFTDGDVDHTIERADRALYAAKSGGRNCVRSFEASKSPGLKAAA